The proteins below come from a single Antennarius striatus isolate MH-2024 chromosome 18, ASM4005453v1, whole genome shotgun sequence genomic window:
- the LOC137612396 gene encoding gap junction delta-4 protein-like — MGATDVLFIAISQNVSFMGKTWWLLMLLLRLLVLLLAAFPVFSDEQERFVCNTLQPGCSTVCFDVFSPVSVLRLWLLQLLLLFLPHAVFAAYVLHQVFSYVHFRGVRYGSSSGEFSLRKAPREWDAPRFYCSYFLVVTLRILLEGVFGAGQFFLFGLSVPRSFLCYEPPCTSGVECYVSRPTEKTLMLVFSLGVGSLSVLLSLGDLVGAVRGVLTWRSKKEVLMEEMSKGEQSSVFTTATTMDDGDGRRTSLKPEAPPTMNPPHAPQETTPEGKHKVDAGPAVAARFVLHNHQRPPVAPRGPPLSPRGPLPLGGRKPAGGDSGQSSDGGEDKRAWV; from the exons ATGGGGGCGACGGACGTCCTCTTCATCGCCATCAGCCAGAACGTTTCATTCATGG GTAAGACCTGGTGGCTCCTGATGCTCCTCCTGCGTCTCCTGGTCCTCCTTCTGGCCGCTTTCCCCGTCTTCAGCGACGAGCAGGAGAGATTCGTCTGCAACACCCTCCAACCCGGCTGCTCCACCGTCTGCTTCGACGTCTTCTCCCCCGTCTCCGTCCTCCGTCTCtggctcctccagctcctcctcctcttcctcccccacgCCGTCTTCGCCGCCTACGTCCTGCATCAAGTTTTCTCCTACGTCCATTTCCGGGGAGTCCGTTACGGGAGCTCCTCAGGAGAGTTCTCGCTCCGCAAAGCTCCTCGGGAATGGGACGCTCCCCGCTTTTACTGCTCCTACTTCCTGGTGGTGACCCTGCGGATCCTCCTGGAGGGGGTCTTCGGCGCCGGGCAGTTCTTCCTGTTCGGTCTGTCGGTTCCGAGGAGCTTCCTGTGTTACGAGCCCCCCTGCACCTCCGGGGTGGAGTGTTACGTCTCCAGGCCGACGGAGAAGACTCTGATGCTGGTTTTCTCGCTGGGCGTGGGCTCGCTGTCGGTCCTGTTGAGTCTGGGGGACCTGGTGGGGGCCGTGAGGGGGGTGTTGACCTGGAGGAGCAAGAAGGAGGTGCTGATGGAGGAGATGAGCAAAGGGGAGCAATCCAGCGTCTTCACCACGGCGACCACGATGGACGACGGCGATGGAAGGAGAACCAGCCTGAAGCCTGAGGCTCCTCCCACCATGAACCCCCCCCATGCCCCCCAGGAGACGACGCCTGAGGGTAAACACAAGGTGGACGCGGGTCCCGCGGTAGCGGCTCGCTTTGTTCTCCACAACCACCAGAGGCCCCCTGTGGCCCCCCGGGGGCCGCCGCTGAGCCCCAGGGGGCCGCTTCCCCTGGGAGGGAGGAAACCGGCGGGGGGGGACTCGGGTCAGTCGTCTGACGGCGGCGAGGACAAGAGGGCGTGGGTGTGA
- the LOC137612129 gene encoding cyclin-Y-like isoform X5, whose product MLLDIFDEKLHPLSKSEVPLDYDQRPPEQRQIYRFIRTLFSAAQLTSECAIVTLVYLERLLTYADIDIRPGNWKRIVLGAILLASKVWDDQAVWNVDYCQILKDMTVEDMNELERHFLELLQFNINVPSSVYAKYYFDLRSLSETNSLSFPLEPLSRDKALKLEVLLLFILLLLLLLLLNPSVKSDFSPPFRPFPGCATTDIRTYGKQPGNARPAWTTCVGRGGSLQSCPDLTLTSHPEREPVNSRNPRGFQLNREKKRETRPGRWITCSETSGSKSLF is encoded by the exons ATGCTGCTCGATATATTTGATGAGAAGCTTCATCCTCTGTCA AAATCGGAGGTTCCTCTGGACTACGACCAGCGCCCCCCGGAGCAGAGGCAgatctaccgcttcatccggaCGCTGTTCAGCGCCGCTCAGCTCACGTCTGAATGCGCCATCGTCACGCTG GTCTACCTGGAGCGACTCCTGACCTACGCCGACATCGACATCCGACCCGGAAACTGGAAGCGGATCGTTCTGGGCGCCATCCTGCTGGCCTCCAAGGTGTGGGACGACCAGGCCGTGTGGAACGTGGACTACTGCCAGATCCTGAAGGACATGACGGTGGAGGACAT GAACGAGTTGGAGCGTCACttcctggagctgctgcagttCAACATCAACGTCCCGTCCAGCGTCTACGCCAAGTATTACTTCGACCTGCGCTCGCTGTCGGAGACCAACAGCCTCAGCTTCCCCCTGGAGCCGCTCAGCAGAGACAAGGCCCTGAAGCTGGAGGTGctcctgctcttcatcctcctcctcctcctcctcctcctccttaatCCTTCGGTGAAGTCAGatttctctcctcctttcagGCCATTTCCAGGTTGTGCGACGACAGATATAAGGACGTACGGAAAGCAGCCAGGAAACGCTCGGCCAGCGTGGACAACCTGTGTGGGACGGGGTGGGTCCCTGCAATCCTGTCCTGACCTCACCTTGACCTCACACCCGGAGCGTGAACCCGTGAACTCCAGAAACCCGAGAGGCTTCCAGCTTAATcgtgaaaaaaagagagagacgcGTCCAGGTCGTTGGATCACCTGTTCAGAAACATCCGGATCAAAGAGTTTATTTTAA